The window GTCAGGTAGTCCCCCACGTTTTGCAGCATGCCGTTGACCAGATTCAGCGTCGGCCCGGCCAAAAAGACGAACAGCAGCAGCAGGCACAGGAAGCCGACGTTGATATTGGACAGCATCGCGATGCCTTTTTCCACGCCGGTTACCGCCGCCAGCGTCGCCACCGCCATCATCACCACAATCAGCGCCAGCAGCACGCTGGTGCTCTGCGGAATTTCGAACAGGTAAAACAGCCCGGAGTTGACCAACAACGCGCCGATCCCCAGGTTGGTCACCATGGAGATCACCGTGACCAAAATACCGAAGCTGTCCACCAGATGGCCGACGCAACCGTGGGTACGCTCGCCGAAGATCGGATACAGCGCCGAACGCAGCGCCAGCGGCAGGCCGCGGCAGTAAGCGAAGTAGGCCAGCGCGGTGGCGATCAGCGCATACAGCGCCCAGCCGTGCAGCCCCCAGTGCAGGAAGGTGAGCGCCATCGCCTGGCGCGCCGCCTGCACGCTGCCGCCGGCGCCTTCCGGCGGCGACAGGAAGTGATCGAGCGGCTCGTAGGCGCCGTAGTAAACCAGCGCAATGCCGATACCGGAGGAAAACAGCATCGCCACCCAGGAGGGATAGCTGAACTGCGGTTTTTCGTCATCCGGCCCAAGCCGGATATGGCCAAAGCGCGACAACGCCAGCCAGAAGACAAACGCCATGCAGGCGATCATCAGCAGCATGTAGTACCAGCCGAACACGTCGGCCACCCAGCGTTGGGCGCCGTTCAGCCACTGCTTGCTGCCGGCGGGGAATAGCACGATCAAGACGCCCAGCAGCAGGATCACCGCCGCCGAGCTGAAAAACACCGGCGCATTGAGCCTGATGGGCTCTTCACCGGGCGATGAGGGATTGTTTACTGTCATTGGCAGGTTCCATGGCGCAAAGGAGAGACGATTTAAATGCAACCTTCGGTTAACATCGTATCGCCATTTATTTGACATTTTTGCAGCATATAGCGTATTGATTGACCGTTCAATCAATCAAATTCAAACTGTGATTTGCTTATCAATCGGGGAAAAAATGTACCGCAAAGATATTCCGGAGCAGCGTAAAGAGCAGCTGATTAACGCCGCCTTCGAGACGATTAACGTCGTTGGCCTGGCCGGCGTCACCCTGTCGCAGGTCGCGAAAGAAGCCGGGCTGTCGACCGGCATCGTCAGCCACTATTTTGGCGATAAAGACGGCTTGCTCAACGCCACCATGCGCAAGATCCTGCGCGATCTGCGCGATGCGGTGGCCGAATGCCGCGCGCGGGCGGCGGGCGACAGCCAGTCACAGCTGTTCGCCATTATTCAGGGCAACTTTCACCCCAGCCAGACCAATGCGGTGTCCATGCGCGCCTGGCTCGATTTCTGGGCCGCCAGCATGCATCAGCCGGCGCTGCGCCGCCTGCAGCGCGCCAACGATCGGCGGCTTTACTCCAATATTTGCAGCCAGTTTCGCCGTGCGCTGCCGCAGCAGCAGGCGCGCGAGGCCGCTCGCGGGCTGGCGGCGATGATCGACGGCCTGTGGCTGCGCGGCAGCCTGGCCGGCAATGAAACGGATTTGCAGCAGGATTGCCGCCTCGCCTGCGA is drawn from Serratia entomophila and contains these coding sequences:
- a CDS encoding BCCT family transporter, yielding MTVNNPSSPGEEPIRLNAPVFFSSAAVILLLGVLIVLFPAGSKQWLNGAQRWVADVFGWYYMLLMIACMAFVFWLALSRFGHIRLGPDDEKPQFSYPSWVAMLFSSGIGIALVYYGAYEPLDHFLSPPEGAGGSVQAARQAMALTFLHWGLHGWALYALIATALAYFAYCRGLPLALRSALYPIFGERTHGCVGHLVDSFGILVTVISMVTNLGIGALLVNSGLFYLFEIPQSTSVLLALIVVMMAVATLAAVTGVEKGIAMLSNINVGFLCLLLLFVFLAGPTLNLVNGMLQNVGDYLTSIVSRSFDMYLYGKARQWQGAWTLFYWAWWVAWAPFVGLFIARISKGRTIRELIFGVLLIPLGFTLAWLSIFGNTAISLVLEGGQAILGQVAVADPPMAVFKLFEYLPYTQITAGFTVVISFVLFLTPVDSGTLMIANLSCQGGSAQDDAPAWLRIFWAAVTTMVCIGLLYAGSFSAMQTAVVLCGLPFSAVILLYMVSLHKDLHRYAMRPATS
- the betI gene encoding transcriptional regulator BetI — translated: MYRKDIPEQRKEQLINAAFETINVVGLAGVTLSQVAKEAGLSTGIVSHYFGDKDGLLNATMRKILRDLRDAVAECRARAAGDSQSQLFAIIQGNFHPSQTNAVSMRAWLDFWAASMHQPALRRLQRANDRRLYSNICSQFRRALPQQQAREAARGLAAMIDGLWLRGSLAGNETDLQQDCRLACDYVTRILNAAQPAEKPSAKAPRR